From a single Candidatus Izimaplasma bacterium HR1 genomic region:
- the mnhE gene encoding Putative monovalent cation/H+ antiporter subunit E: MKYLATFLVLFLVYVLLSGFVVQELILGAIVSLVLTLIIAKYVDYKIDALFPIRLVKFIFVYLFVFIWQLILANIDVARRVLSPKIPLNPGIIKVDTELEGDFAKLTLANSITLTPGTLSIDVEENSLYVHTVEVKGETSEEKQQNIKEPFEKILGGIFK, encoded by the coding sequence ATGAAATATTTAGCAACTTTTCTTGTATTATTTCTTGTCTATGTATTATTATCAGGCTTTGTTGTTCAGGAATTAATATTAGGAGCTATTGTGAGTCTTGTATTAACATTGATTATCGCAAAATATGTTGATTACAAGATAGATGCACTATTTCCAATAAGATTAGTTAAATTCATTTTTGTCTATTTATTTGTATTCATCTGGCAATTGATTTTAGCTAACATTGATGTCGCAAGAAGAGTATTAAGTCCGAAGATTCCATTAAATCCTGGAATCATCAAAGTTGATACTGAACTTGAGGGGGATTTTGCAAAATTGACTTTAGCAAATTCAATTACCTTAACTCCAGGTACATTAAGTATTGATGTAGAAGAGAATAGTCTTTATGTCCATACTGTTGAAGTTAAAGGTGAAACAAGTGAAGAGAAGCAACAAAACATCAAAGAACCTTTTGAAAAAATACTAGGAGGGATTTTTAAATGA
- the mnhF gene encoding Putative monovalent cation/H+ antiporter subunit F: protein MILDIIVFLLIGLGMLFAIIRLIKGPTMANRIVSLDTFNIIVIGVIVFLAHQFENSLYLDIAIVYAILAFLETIVFARYLEGKNGNS from the coding sequence ATGATATTAGATATTATTGTATTCCTTCTCATAGGATTAGGAATGCTATTTGCGATTATTAGACTTATTAAAGGTCCAACCATGGCAAATAGAATTGTATCTCTTGATACATTCAACATTATAGTGATCGGTGTAATAGTATTTTTAGCACACCAATTTGAAAATTCACTATATCTTGATATTGCAATTGTTTACGCTATATTAGCATTTTTAGAAACAATTGTATTCGCAAGATACTTGGAGGGTAAAAATGGAAATAGTTAG
- the mnhG gene encoding Putative monovalent cation/H+ antiporter subunit G: protein MEIVSYVFMIIGGLFFLLGGLGVLRMPDVFNRIQAGTKATTLGAFSLLIGVGISHPDWLLKVGLIIVFIALSNPIGSSVLAKAAYRSEPLPSNLVQDDLKDVYGGEDDE from the coding sequence ATGGAAATAGTTAGTTATGTTTTTATGATAATCGGTGGATTATTCTTCCTCTTAGGTGGACTAGGCGTTTTAAGAATGCCAGATGTATTTAACAGAATTCAAGCAGGAACTAAAGCAACTACATTAGGAGCTTTTAGTTTGTTAATAGGTGTGGGTATTAGCCACCCTGATTGGTTATTAAAAGTTGGTTTGATTATTGTATTTATTGCTTTATCAAATCCAATTGGTTCATCGGTACTTGCTAAAGCAGCATATCGAAGTGAACCATTACCTTCAAATTTAGTTCAAGATGATTTGAAAGATGTTTATGGAGGTGAAGATGATGAGTAG
- the mnhB gene encoding Putative monovalent cation/H+ antiporter subunit B has translation MKNFLGLVVALLLGVLIIISLNNNVLFPDYGEADVSERVSSGYINRDTTEDNAVVDFGESTDLESGPANIVTAIVADYRSFDTLGEITVLFVSSLGVALLLAAGNKRRLELNFKPNFMLRVGSRALFGIILMTGVFVTIHGHLTPGGGFPGGTMIASSILLLYLADDQFRTKVSGFKVLESVAGSIYVIIGLVGLFAFDYFLVNFLNNGVLGELFSAGIVPIIYVLIGLKVGSEISGIIDNFLTEEGV, from the coding sequence ATGAAGAATTTCTTAGGTTTAGTTGTTGCACTATTACTAGGGGTTTTAATCATTATTAGTTTAAACAATAATGTTTTATTCCCAGATTACGGTGAAGCGGATGTAAGTGAAAGAGTTAGTAGTGGTTATATAAATCGTGATACTACTGAGGATAATGCAGTAGTAGATTTCGGTGAATCAACTGATTTAGAAAGTGGTCCTGCAAATATCGTTACGGCGATTGTTGCTGATTATAGAAGTTTTGATACACTTGGAGAAATCACAGTGTTATTTGTTTCATCTTTAGGAGTAGCTTTACTTTTGGCAGCTGGAAATAAGAGAAGACTTGAATTAAACTTTAAACCAAACTTTATGTTACGAGTTGGTAGTAGAGCATTGTTTGGGATTATTCTTATGACTGGTGTATTTGTTACAATTCATGGACATTTAACTCCTGGTGGAGGTTTTCCTGGTGGAACGATGATCGCTAGTAGTATTTTATTACTGTATTTAGCTGATGATCAGTTTAGAACTAAAGTATCAGGATTCAAAGTTCTTGAAAGTGTTGCAGGAAGTATATATGTAATAATCGGTTTAGTTGGATTATTCGCATTTGATTACTTCTTAGTTAACTTCTTAAATAATGGTGTTTTAGGAGAATTGTTTAGTGCTGGTATTGTCCCAATTATTTATGTCCTAATCGGTTTAAAAGTTGGTAGTGAAATATCTGGTATTATCGATAATTTCTTGACAGAGGAGGGAGTATAA